One window of Spirochaetales bacterium genomic DNA carries:
- a CDS encoding YifB family Mg chelatase-like AAA ATPase: protein MFATVISHAPLGIDGKLVSVEVDIRTGIPGIDIVGLPDGAVKEAKERVRVAIRNSGYEFPARRILVNLAPAGIRKAGASYDLPIAIGILAASGQIPPEGVRKTMVLGELNLSGNVRPVHGVLSAVHAGLGKGITGFLVPRGNLREARVAGTGRISGIDSLGEAAGVLSGSANIGSPDNHDDEPDGPDETMYDAAHYGDFEDIRGHWILKRALEVAAAGRHHLFLFGPPGSGKTMGARRLPSILPPLSREESLEVTGIHSIAGKLPPHCGLITRPPFRMPHHSASTEGIIGGGKLPKPGEVSLAHEGILFLDEAPEFRKDLLQALREPIEEERITIARAESNVRFPASFQLVLAANPCPCGNLGRKEKVCLCSTQEVYRYWKKLGGALLDRIDIRVPLSPVSSEELVGDGGPDGGEVRRRVEAAVSRQHERFKGHGFSRNSRIPPGYLDKFCPLDRLSRGLLIDSMKKISLSSRAIHSIIKIARTVSDLEGSERIGEEHILEAIQHRRYGDGDFFWKFG, encoded by the coding sequence ATGTTTGCAACGGTGATATCGCACGCCCCGCTGGGGATCGACGGGAAACTCGTCTCTGTCGAGGTGGACATTCGAACGGGGATACCCGGAATAGATATTGTCGGTCTTCCCGACGGCGCGGTAAAGGAAGCGAAGGAACGGGTGCGGGTGGCGATACGCAATAGCGGTTACGAGTTCCCTGCAAGGCGTATCCTCGTCAATCTCGCGCCGGCGGGTATCCGCAAAGCGGGGGCGTCCTACGATCTGCCGATCGCGATCGGTATCCTCGCGGCGTCGGGACAGATACCCCCGGAAGGGGTGCGGAAGACGATGGTGCTGGGGGAGCTGAATCTGTCCGGGAATGTCAGGCCTGTTCACGGTGTTTTATCGGCCGTCCATGCCGGACTCGGGAAGGGGATCACCGGGTTTCTAGTCCCGCGGGGAAACCTCCGCGAGGCGCGCGTTGCGGGAACCGGAAGGATATCGGGCATTGACTCACTCGGAGAAGCCGCCGGGGTGCTTTCCGGTTCTGCGAATATCGGGAGTCCGGATAATCATGACGATGAACCGGATGGTCCGGATGAAACGATGTATGATGCCGCACATTACGGCGATTTCGAAGATATCAGGGGCCACTGGATTCTCAAGCGGGCCCTCGAGGTCGCCGCCGCCGGGCGGCATCATCTTTTTCTTTTTGGGCCGCCCGGAAGCGGTAAAACGATGGGGGCACGGAGGCTTCCATCGATCCTGCCGCCGTTGAGCAGGGAGGAATCGCTTGAGGTGACCGGGATTCATTCCATTGCGGGGAAACTGCCCCCGCATTGCGGACTCATCACCAGGCCGCCCTTCCGCATGCCCCACCATTCGGCCTCGACGGAAGGGATTATCGGGGGAGGAAAACTGCCCAAACCGGGGGAGGTGTCCCTCGCCCATGAGGGGATCCTCTTTCTGGATGAGGCGCCGGAGTTCAGAAAGGACCTGCTTCAGGCATTGCGTGAACCGATCGAGGAAGAACGGATCACGATCGCGAGGGCGGAAAGCAATGTCCGGTTTCCCGCATCCTTTCAGCTCGTACTCGCGGCAAATCCCTGCCCGTGCGGCAATCTGGGAAGAAAGGAAAAGGTCTGTCTTTGCAGTACGCAGGAGGTGTACCGGTACTGGAAAAAACTCGGCGGGGCGCTTCTGGACCGGATCGATATTCGGGTCCCCCTTTCTCCCGTCTCATCGGAAGAGCTTGTCGGTGATGGGGGGCCGGACGGCGGGGAGGTGAGGCGGCGGGTCGAAGCGGCTGTTTCACGTCAGCACGAACGATTCAAGGGGCACGGGTTTTCGCGGAACTCGCGGATACCGCCGGGGTATCTCGATAAATTCTGTCCGCTGGACCGGTTGAGCAGGGGGCTTTTAATCGATTCGATGAAAAAGATCTCTCTGTCATCCAGGGCAATACATTCGATCATCAAGATCGCACGAACCGTCTCCGACCTCGAAGGGTCGGAAAGGATAGGTGAAGAACACATTCTCGAAGCGATACAGCACAGGAGGTACGGGGACGGAGATTTTTTCTGGAAATTCGGCTGA